In Gossypium hirsutum isolate 1008001.06 chromosome D06, Gossypium_hirsutum_v2.1, whole genome shotgun sequence, one genomic interval encodes:
- the LOC107901410 gene encoding diphosphomevalonate decarboxylase MVD1, peroxisomal, with the protein MNVSEDESQLSAIARQGSGSACRSLFGGFVKWIMGKEDDGSDSLAVQLVDEKHWEDLFIIIVLERCRGIKLQSFWVCVHAIFGHDTQANLEMSFGCSQTMTLVRD; encoded by the exons ATGAATGTCAGTGAAGATGAGAGTCAACTTTCTGCTATAGCTAG gcAAGGTTCAGGTAGTGCTTGTCGGAGTTTGTTTGGTGGATTCGTTAAGTGGATTATGGGAAAA GAGGATGATGGAAGTGATAGTCTTGCAGTTCAACTAGTAGATGAAAAACATTGGGAAGATCTCTTCATCATTATTGTTTTG GAGAGGTGCAGAGGGATAAAGCTGCAGAGCTTTTGGGTTTGCGTGCATGCAATTTTCGGCCACGACACTCAAGCAAACTTGGAAATGAGTTTCGGGTGTTCACAAACTATGACCCTGGTGAGAGATTAG